The DNA segment GGGGGGGGCGGCGGGGGGGGGGGGTGGGCCCCCCCCCCCCCGCTGCCGCACTCAGCAGGCCGGTTGCCGCAGTCAGATGCGGGAGGGAAAGGGCATCAGCAATGCGGTCACTCGCGGCTGCCTCGTCCGCCGCCTCAAGCCGGGGACCGAGGTTTTCCAGAATCATCATGTCGCAGCCGTTGATGAGGATTTTCCGCATCTGCTGACGACTGATGCCGAGCCGTGCGGCAAGGGCAATCACTGCCCGATCCTGCCGTGTTCCTTTGAGGATGGCGAGTTTCATCGGCTGAAGGTTTCGTTCGTAGATCAGATCCATGGTATCACCCCAAACCAGCAGAGCACTCCGTAGAGCACAAACAGCAGTATCATTACCCAGACGAGTACCATCTCGCCGGTATGCACGGCGTGCTCACGGGAGGAGAGAAAGACACTCGCCAGAATGCCGAGCAGAACGGCACCAATGACCGCTCCTGCAAGAACCGCAGGGTGGCTGATGACCTCAAGGACCATCAGGAGAATGTAGAAGGCAACGCCTGCGACAACGGCTTTTTCGATCAGGTTGTTCATAGAATTATCCCTCCTGCATGCAGAACAAACCAGACAGCCGCCGCATAAAGAACGACAATCACGGTCCAGATGGTCTGTATCGTCACCACCTGATAGGGGGTGAGCATCGGCGTTGCTGCACAGATGAACGAGACGGAGACCATAAGAACGATCATAAGAACGATCATCAGCCACCACGGTACCGCCCCGATAAAGAGCAGGACGAATGCCGAGAGCAGGACAACGGTCTTGAGACCCATGGCGATGTTTAACAGTGCCCGCCAGCCGCCGAAGTGTTCGGTCCAGTAGCCGGAGACAAGTTCCTTGGCCTCAATCACCGAGAACGGGCCGTAGTGCGCTTTGGAGAGGATGATCAGGTACAGCGATACCGCTGCCGGGAAGGCAACGAGGATCGTCGGCGTGTGCGTCTCGATCTGGAGTGCTGCAATTTCACCGATGGAAAGCGTGCCCCAGAACAGGTACACGATAGCAACCGTTGCCAGCAGCGGCAGTTCTGCTGCTGCTGACATGACGGACCGGATTGCACCGAACTTTGTATAGGGGGAACCGGATGAAAGACCGGTTCCGTGTTCGATGATTTTGTGGAGCATATACAGGGCAAACAGGATCAGCAGGCTTGCCCCTGTCCAGACGACCCAGAGCGCTGCAACCCAGATACCAACCGCAATCAGAACGATTGCAACATACATCACCTGACTTGCCGTCCGGGGAATCCAGGTCTGTTTGAAGGAGAACTTCAGGGTGTGGAGGATCTCCTGCCAGACCGGCGGCCCCGGTCTTGACTGGATGCGTGCGATTACTTTGCGGTGCAGGCCGTGCAGGAGGAGTCCGGAGAAGACCGCGGTGATGAGAAGAAGCAGGAACGCAATCATGTCAGTACCCCACAAACGGAATGTCTCCGTCCTTTGTTCCTGCACACCACCAGTAGATGAGGGAAGCAAGAGCAGCCGGGGCGGAGATGACAACAACCGCGATCAGAACGGGAATCTCTGCTACGAACAGCGCCGCACCAACGGCAATTACCGCAAACAGGATTCCAAGAGCCAATGCTGTAGATTTTTTCATGATTCACACCGTCAGGAGAATTTCGACCGCCCGCAGGAACAGCAGGAGGGAGCTTACATGGATCATCAGAATGTAGGGAGCACCCGGTGCTCTGGTGATCTCGGCTTTACCAATGTAGAACGGTGCCATTCCTTCTCCAAGAACACCGACAAGGAGGAGGAGTCTGGCAACGAGCGGGGCTGCACCGGTACCTGCAAGTTCCCCGATGGAGAGCGTGCCGCAGGTTGCGGCAATAATTGCAGCCCCTGCGAAGAGGGGAACGGTTGCCATCATGACGACCAGCCCGTAGGAGAAGGCGGCGTCCAGCACATGTTTGTTTTTCACAGCTGCAACGATACCGATGTTGAGGATACCGATGAAGGCGGCAAACAGAGTGAAGTTGAAGACATCACCGGTGGTGATTGCGCCAATCGTGGCAATCCCGCAGGCAATTGCCATGAACCGCTGGAACTTCATCAGGTCAACCGGGATCTCTTTGGTGTAGTAGCCGTCGGTACCGAACACGATGTCGACGGGTTTTTCCGGCAGACTGATGACGGCAAGGATGACGAACATCGCAGCAAACGCGAACAGGACCACGGTGTAGCCGGAGAGATAGTGAACGATGTCACCGAAGGGCAGCGTGACGAGCAGCGGTTCAAATATCTGCTCAAACATTATTCAGCCCCCCGCATGGTCCCAACCAGGGACATTTTTGCCATGACTTTGAGCATGATACCAACCGCAGCAAGCATGACGGCAAGGAACCACTGGGACGGAACGATCATGAAGATGAGGAATGCAATAACCCAGAGTGCCCATGCGTAGCCGGCGGCATTTTCGATTTTTGCAAACGGAACGTCCACATTTTTGCCGAGGAAATAGACCAGCAGACCAAGTGCTGCAATCAGACCGCCGGAGAATCCGGTGAGAAAGATACCATAGGCGGCAAGCATGATACCGATGATCGGCGGTGCGGTCTTCATGACCTCAATGTCGAGTTTTTTCGCCGCGTGTTTCTGCTGGAGATTTTCCTTGGCGAGCCAGAGTTCAGAGACCGCCATGATCTCGGCGACACCGACGACGAGGCCCGGTAGGATGAGGGCTTCGGCCAGATCGGTGGCGATGAGTGCGATGACGACGAGTCCGGTGATCTCGATGAGGTCGATGATGATCATTTTATGGATGTCGTCTTTTTCGCGCAGGATTGCGGAGAATGCGATGATGATGGCGATGAAGGCGACTGCAATGCCTGCGGTGTAGAGTACTGGCATTTCAAGCGGTAGTTCAATCATTGCTTTGACCTCCGGTACAGGAATGAGGCTACGGCGAAGGCTGCGAAGAAGATGCTGGCTTCAACGATGGTATCAAGACCCCGCGTGTAGTAGAGGATTTCGTCGAGGATTCCGCCGGGATGCCCCACGATGGTGGTTCCAAGGTACAGAGTGGTGTTTGCAAGGAACCAGCTTGCAGGCGTTAAGTAGGCGGTGACGTAACCGATGGCAGGCGAGTTTGCCGGATACTGGGCAATGATGTGCGCAGGTTCGGTGAAGGGGATACCGCCCCGGTCATAGGGGTTTAAGGGACTGTCCGGGTTGAGGGATTTCGGATAGAGCTGGTCGTCATGGTAGGTGAGGAGGGGGACAGTACACAGGCCGATGACGGCGATGATGCAGATGACTGCGGCATAGACTTTGGGCAGGTTATCGGTTTCTGCGAGGTAGTCTGCGATCCGCTGTATTCTGGTCATGGTGCCTCCTTCTTCTCGATGAGCCGCACGAAGATGAGCGTTGTTACGATGTTGACAGCGATGAAGGTGACGAGGGCGAGCATCTCGTCGAATGCGAGCATGATAAAGACGAGACCAAACTCGGCAACCTCCATGTTGATGAGCCTCGTCAGGTAGGTCGTATCACGCGGGTAGGCGGTTGCGGCAACACCTGCGAGGAGGAGGACGCAGCCGATGATAAATTCAATGCCGATCATTGCAGTCCCTCCGGTTTTTTGCGGCACAGCAGAAGGATGAAGAGCGTTCCAATCGGCATCATGAGGGAGACGACGATGGCGACGTCAAGGTAGCCGCGGCTGACCATGAAGATGACGGCACCTGAAACAAGAATGCCAAGCGTGATCAGTTTGTCGAAGGGGTTTTTGATCACGACTGTTGCGATGCCGCCGATGAGGGCAAGGAGTACGGCAAGGACGGCGAAGAGTTCGGTCATGGTTCATCCTCCGGGGTTGGTTTTGTGAGTGTAACTTCGTCAGAGGGGGGGAGGCACGGCGTAAGACGTGCGAGTGCTGATGCAATTGCGTTTGCTTCGAGGGTTGCACCGACGAAGTAGGCGATTGCGGCAGCGAGGGTCAGCGGATGCGGGAGGATGAGGGCAATGACACCTGCAACGGCGAAGTTCATGACGTTGACGAAGGGAAGTTTTCGCAGGGTGTTCTTTTCCAGAACAGCACGGAGTGCGGCATAGACGGCGATGACGGCACATACTGCACCAACGAGTTCAAGCATCAGATCTTCCTCCAGATACTGCCAAGAATTCTGCTTGCATGGCGTGCGGAGATTCCCTGCACGAGCAGGATGGCAATGACCATGCCGGCGATGAAGGCTTCGGGCGGGAAGCCTGCAAAGGTGCTGAGTGCCCAGATGACGGCGGTTGCGGCAAGTGCACCGCTGGTTCCGGCCCAGCCTTTGTCGGCACAGATGCGTGCGCCGATGAAGACGAGGACTGCGGCGGCGATTCCTCCGGGAATGCCGCATATCCAGTAGCCGCAGGCGGCAAGGAGTGTTCCTGCGGAGGCGTCAGGCGAACAGATGATGTTGCCAAGCATCCAGCCGCCGTTTTTGTTTCCGCCAGCCGCAACAATTTCACGACTGACGGCATCAGCGCCGGAAACTCCCCCCTCTTTCGGGAGTTCCCAGAATAGATCCAGTGCTATAAAGAGTATGAGGGAGATTACCGCGGCGGCGGCGATGTATGCGAGTTCAGGGATCATGCTCTTCTCTATCCAAAAAAAACCTGCTCGTCCTGCGGGCGGATTTTTCGTAAATGATTAGCTATTAACCTCTGTTTCATTAATAAATTACGGATCGGTACTTGGTTGTGATCCCACGAAATACTTCGGGGGATAGGTTTACCTTGGATCTCCGCAGTGTACCCCGGAGAACGGACGGCTTTCTCATCCTGCCCGACCGCCGTTCACTATTTCCCGGAAAAATCACCGTGAATTATTCCCGGACTCGCCGCGGCACATACACCTCAAACAAATCCCGCATCGCAAACACCATCTCCGCATCTGCATCCCGCACAACCAC comes from the Methanocorpusculum vombati genome and includes:
- a CDS encoding DUF2108 domain-containing protein; amino-acid sequence: MTELFAVLAVLLALIGGIATVVIKNPFDKLITLGILVSGAVIFMVSRGYLDVAIVVSLMMPIGTLFILLLCRKKPEGLQ
- a CDS encoding respiratory chain complex I subunit 1 family protein — encoded protein: MIAFLLLLITAVFSGLLLHGLHRKVIARIQSRPGPPVWQEILHTLKFSFKQTWIPRTASQVMYVAIVLIAVGIWVAALWVVWTGASLLILFALYMLHKIIEHGTGLSSGSPYTKFGAIRSVMSAAAELPLLATVAIVYLFWGTLSIGEIAALQIETHTPTILVAFPAAVSLYLIILSKAHYGPFSVIEAKELVSGYWTEHFGGWRALLNIAMGLKTVVLLSAFVLLFIGAVPWWLMIVLMIVLMVSVSFICAATPMLTPYQVVTIQTIWTVIVVLYAAAVWFVLHAGGIIL
- a CDS encoding EhaG family protein, whose protein sequence is MIELPLEMPVLYTAGIAVAFIAIIIAFSAILREKDDIHKMIIIDLIEITGLVVIALIATDLAEALILPGLVVGVAEIMAVSELWLAKENLQQKHAAKKLDIEVMKTAPPIIGIMLAAYGIFLTGFSGGLIAALGLLVYFLGKNVDVPFAKIENAAGYAWALWVIAFLIFMIVPSQWFLAVMLAAVGIMLKVMAKMSLVGTMRGAE
- a CDS encoding DUF2109 domain-containing protein; the encoded protein is MLELVGAVCAVIAVYAALRAVLEKNTLRKLPFVNVMNFAVAGVIALILPHPLTLAAAIAYFVGATLEANAIASALARLTPCLPPSDEVTLTKPTPEDEP
- a CDS encoding DUF2107 family protein; the encoded protein is MIGIEFIIGCVLLLAGVAATAYPRDTTYLTRLINMEVAEFGLVFIMLAFDEMLALVTFIAVNIVTTLIFVRLIEKKEAP
- a CDS encoding DUF1959 family protein codes for the protein MDLIYERNLQPMKLAILKGTRQDRAVIALAARLGISRQQMRKILINGCDMMILENLGPRLEAADEAAASDRIADALSLPHLTAATGLLSAAAGGGGPTPPPRRPP
- a CDS encoding DUF2106 family protein, which codes for MTRIQRIADYLAETDNLPKVYAAVICIIAVIGLCTVPLLTYHDDQLYPKSLNPDSPLNPYDRGGIPFTEPAHIIAQYPANSPAIGYVTAYLTPASWFLANTTLYLGTTIVGHPGGILDEILYYTRGLDTIVEASIFFAAFAVASFLYRRSKQ